Proteins encoded in a region of the Sphingomonas sp. HMP9 genome:
- a CDS encoding FAD-binding oxidoreductase, protein MLLDTSFVRAALDPAFLDRLRDRFGTSLHLTDAMLRQHGSNEAHFDVVLPDAVVFARSTEDVVDLVTLCVAANVPIVPFGAGTSIEGNAVPVRGGVSVNLGEMNQIVAVNADDFDCTVQAGCRREQLNEHLRDTGLFFPIDPGANATIGGMASTRASGTNAVRYGTMREAVLSLKVVTPDGKVITTSRRARKSAAGYDLTRLYVGSEGTLGIITEVTLRLHPIPETISSAVCGFESLEGAITTVVQAIQVGVPLARVEILDDMQIKAVNAWSKLGLPEVTTLFFEFHGSPGGVAEQVEMVSALAAENGGGNFAWSNLPEERAKLWKARHEAYYAAVALRPGAVGWTTDVCVPISRLPECITATKHDLAGASMPATILGHVGDGNFHVIFAMDPSSKEELREVKAINDRLVARALAMDGTCTGEHGIGLGKQDWLVKELGDAVDVMRVLKRALDPKNLFNPGKIFSL, encoded by the coding sequence ATGCTTCTCGATACGTCCTTCGTCCGAGCCGCGCTCGACCCCGCTTTCCTGGACCGGTTGCGAGACCGGTTCGGGACCAGCCTTCACCTGACCGACGCGATGCTGCGCCAACACGGCTCGAACGAAGCGCATTTCGACGTCGTGCTTCCCGATGCGGTCGTGTTTGCCCGCTCCACCGAGGACGTGGTCGACCTGGTCACCTTGTGCGTCGCCGCCAACGTGCCGATCGTGCCGTTCGGCGCCGGCACCTCGATCGAGGGAAACGCGGTGCCGGTGCGCGGCGGGGTCAGCGTCAATCTGGGCGAGATGAACCAGATCGTCGCGGTCAATGCCGACGACTTCGATTGCACCGTCCAGGCCGGGTGCCGCCGCGAGCAATTGAACGAGCACCTGCGCGATACCGGGCTGTTCTTTCCGATCGATCCGGGCGCCAACGCGACGATCGGCGGCATGGCCTCGACGCGCGCCAGCGGTACCAACGCGGTCCGCTACGGCACGATGCGCGAGGCGGTGCTGAGCCTCAAGGTCGTCACCCCCGACGGCAAGGTCATCACGACGTCCCGGCGCGCGCGCAAGTCCGCCGCAGGCTATGACCTGACGCGGCTCTATGTCGGCAGCGAAGGCACGCTCGGCATCATCACCGAGGTCACGCTGCGCCTTCATCCGATCCCCGAGACGATTTCGTCGGCGGTCTGCGGTTTCGAGAGCCTGGAAGGCGCGATCACCACCGTCGTCCAGGCGATCCAGGTCGGCGTGCCGCTCGCGCGGGTCGAGATCCTGGACGACATGCAGATCAAGGCGGTCAACGCCTGGTCGAAGCTCGGCCTGCCCGAGGTGACGACGTTGTTTTTCGAATTCCACGGATCGCCGGGCGGGGTTGCCGAACAGGTCGAGATGGTCAGCGCGCTCGCTGCCGAGAATGGCGGCGGCAATTTCGCCTGGTCCAACCTGCCCGAGGAACGCGCCAAGCTATGGAAGGCGCGACACGAGGCCTATTACGCGGCCGTCGCGCTGCGCCCCGGTGCGGTCGGCTGGACCACCGACGTGTGCGTGCCGATCAGCCGCCTGCCCGAATGCATCACCGCGACCAAGCACGACCTTGCCGGCGCGAGCATGCCCGCGACCATCCTCGGCCATGTCGGCGACGGCAATTTCCACGTGATCTTCGCAATGGACCCAAGCTCGAAGGAGGAACTGCGCGAAGTGAAGGCGATCAACGATCGCCTCGTCGCGCGCGCGCTGGCGATGGACGGCACCTGCACCGGTGAACACGGCATCGGTCTCGGCAAGCAGGACTGGCTGGTCAAGGAGCTCGGCGACGCGGTCGACGTGATGCGCGTGCTGAAACGTGCGCTCGATCCGAAGAACCTGTTCAACCCCGGCAAGATCTTCAGCCTGTGA
- a CDS encoding MFS transporter — protein MSPATPPFGRALAPLFALALAMMLGFALMGSFGTVQEGAKAELHLSDYSLSLIQGLSAALPLALFSIPIGILVDRHNRVRIMLALVATLVVGTLMTAFANSVWLLFVARMLTGIGATGALTAALSLCADLCAPTQRGRALLIINLGKSLGQAMAFGLTGILFGMVAHGRAPDWFWHAAPWRSAHLMLGILAAILMIPLFLLREPARQEVAASTHAPFRVVAGELWARRTFLLPLFIGQVGVVMADAAAAIWAAPVLSRSFHLQPDQVAYWMGPLIFFAGLLGAIFGGLSADWGQKSGRQGGLLIGAVCAAAVGIPAALFPIAGSVPVFAAALGVLLLCGAATGVVTSVALTVLIPNELRGLCIGAFIAIAGLIGFGVAPTLVAAASSLYGGESHLDQGLATIGVLTSLLSATAFFIAMRRAPVSATAEPI, from the coding sequence GTGAGTCCCGCGACGCCCCCCTTCGGCCGCGCGCTCGCGCCGCTGTTTGCGCTGGCCTTGGCGATGATGCTCGGCTTCGCGCTGATGGGCTCGTTCGGCACTGTGCAGGAAGGCGCGAAGGCCGAACTGCACCTCAGCGACTATAGCCTCAGCCTGATCCAGGGGCTGAGTGCCGCGTTGCCGCTCGCGCTGTTCTCGATCCCGATCGGCATATTGGTCGATCGTCACAACCGCGTCCGCATCATGCTTGCCCTCGTCGCGACGTTGGTCGTGGGAACACTGATGACCGCGTTTGCGAACAGCGTCTGGTTGTTGTTCGTCGCGCGGATGCTGACGGGCATCGGCGCGACCGGTGCGCTGACCGCGGCGCTGTCATTGTGCGCCGATCTCTGCGCGCCGACCCAGCGCGGTCGTGCGCTGCTCATCATCAATCTCGGCAAGTCGCTTGGCCAGGCGATGGCGTTCGGACTGACCGGCATCCTGTTCGGCATGGTCGCGCATGGCCGCGCACCCGACTGGTTCTGGCACGCGGCACCGTGGCGCAGCGCGCACCTCATGCTCGGCATCCTTGCCGCTATCCTGATGATACCGCTGTTCCTGTTGCGCGAACCCGCCCGCCAGGAAGTTGCCGCGAGTACGCATGCCCCGTTCCGCGTCGTCGCCGGCGAACTCTGGGCGCGCCGGACGTTCCTGCTCCCCTTGTTCATCGGTCAGGTCGGCGTCGTCATGGCCGATGCCGCCGCGGCGATCTGGGCCGCCCCCGTGCTGTCGCGCAGCTTCCACTTGCAACCCGACCAGGTCGCCTACTGGATGGGACCGCTGATCTTCTTTGCGGGACTGTTGGGCGCGATCTTCGGCGGGTTGTCGGCGGATTGGGGCCAGAAGAGCGGGCGACAAGGTGGCCTGCTGATCGGCGCGGTCTGCGCCGCCGCGGTCGGCATCCCCGCCGCGCTGTTCCCGATCGCTGGATCGGTGCCGGTATTTGCGGCGGCGCTCGGCGTCTTGTTATTGTGCGGTGCCGCGACGGGCGTGGTGACGTCGGTCGCGCTGACCGTGCTGATCCCCAACGAGCTTCGCGGGCTGTGCATCGGTGCCTTCATCGCGATCGCAGGGCTGATCGGCTTCGGCGTCGCACCGACATTGGTGGCCGCCGCGAGCAGCCTCTATGGCGGCGAAAGCCATCTCGACCAGGGCCTGGCCACGATCGGCGTGCTTACCAGCCTCCTTTCGGCGACCGCGTTTTTCATCGCGATGCGTCGCGCGCCCGTGTCGGCGACTGCCGAACCTATCTGA
- a CDS encoding helix-turn-helix transcriptional regulator, translating into MTKARIDVSPEMIAFIGDGSVPPDAWPEAAIGFSYVLSPAICAFHLDAQASDDLAAADIVFVVTREACIRTFGMLPDADGTWHMPSEMRSIALAVRDCRLTGLAAATLRVAKSIELLCVTFEQLGDGSLIPADGSGALTASEARRIAAARDLIDKRWNEKLTLETISRACGINRAQLTRGFRSMFAMSVADAISDRRLGGARQLLLATDLPVSAIGYKCGYLNNASFTRAFSRRFGQAPTQLRNSRLAA; encoded by the coding sequence ATGACGAAAGCACGAATCGACGTATCGCCGGAAATGATCGCCTTTATCGGCGACGGAAGTGTCCCGCCCGACGCTTGGCCTGAAGCCGCTATCGGTTTCAGCTACGTCCTCTCCCCTGCAATCTGTGCGTTCCACCTAGACGCCCAAGCCAGCGACGACCTCGCCGCGGCCGATATCGTGTTCGTCGTGACGCGTGAGGCCTGCATCCGCACTTTCGGCATGCTGCCGGATGCCGATGGGACCTGGCACATGCCGAGCGAGATGCGGAGCATCGCGCTGGCGGTCCGTGATTGTCGACTGACCGGTCTGGCCGCGGCCACGTTGCGCGTCGCGAAAAGCATCGAACTCCTCTGCGTCACGTTCGAACAGCTTGGCGACGGCAGCCTGATCCCGGCCGACGGCTCCGGTGCGCTGACCGCCTCCGAGGCGCGCCGCATCGCTGCGGCACGCGACCTGATAGACAAGCGCTGGAACGAGAAGCTGACGCTGGAGACGATCTCACGCGCGTGCGGCATCAACCGCGCGCAACTGACGCGCGGGTTCCGGTCGATGTTCGCGATGAGCGTCGCCGATGCGATCTCCGATCGTAGGTTGGGCGGCGCGCGGCAGCTCTTGCTGGCCACCGACCTGCCGGTCTCGGCGATCGGCTACAAATGCGGCTATCTCAACAATGCGAGCTTCACGCGCGCATTCTCGCGCCGCTTCGGCCAGGCCCCGACCCAGCTGCGCAATTCACGGCTCGCAGCATGA